A genomic stretch from Xiphophorus maculatus strain JP 163 A chromosome 14, X_maculatus-5.0-male, whole genome shotgun sequence includes:
- the wdr55 gene encoding WD repeat-containing protein 55, which produces MAASAQHVGPTSEEADPPECNRTEPNNDPGTSESESERLEEDAEEEEEPPGPKIRETPQDIQLEAIANTVALHPSRDVLVCGDVDGDVYAFSYSCTDGENRELWSSGHHLKSCRQVRISADGLKLYSVSRDKAVHLLDMERGQLVSRIRGAHGAPINSLLLVDENMLATGDDGGTLKVWDMRKGTAIMDMKNHEDYISDITVDQNKRILLTASGDGTMGVFNLKRRRFELLSEYQSGDLTSVAVMKRGKKVVCGSSEGTVYIFNWNGFGATSDRFALKAESVDCIAPITENIMCTASMDGYIRAINLLPNRVIGCIGQHVGEPVEEIAKSWDSRFLVSCAHDQLIKFWDISGLPKLSVDEYRKRKKKGGRMKSLTKKALGDNDFFSGLVEETEKKEEEEEQEEGDDSDSDSGSD; this is translated from the exons atgGCAGCCTCCGCACAGCATGTTGGACCCACTTCTGAAGAGGCAGACCCACCTGAATGTAACCGAACAGAACCGAATAACGATCCCGGAACATCAGAATCAGAGTCGGAAAGACTGGAGGAAGAtgcggaggaggaagaggagcctCCCGGCCCGAAGATCCGGGAAACCCCGCAGGACATCCAGCTGGAGGCCATCGCCAACACGGTGGCTCTGCACCCCAGCAGGGACGTCTTGGTGTGCGGGGACGTGGACGGGGACGTGTACGCCTTCTCCTACTCCTGCACGGACGGAGAGAACCGGGAGCTGTGGTCGTCCGGGCACCACCTGAAGTCCTGCCGCCAGGTGCGCATCTCGGCGGACGGGCTGAAGCTGTACAGCGTGTCCCGGGACAAGGCCGTCCACCTGCTGGACATGGAGCGGGGGCAGCTGGTGTCACGGATCCGGGGGGCCCACGGGGCCCCCATCAACAGCCTGCTTCTGGTGGACGAAAACATGCTGGCCACCGGAGACGACGGAGGCACCCTGAAG GTGTGGGACATGAGGAAGGGAACAGCCATCATGGATATGAAAAACCATGAGGATTATATCAGCGACATAACTGTGGACCAGAACAAGAGGATTCTTCTCACTGCCAG TGGGGACGGCACCATGGGCGTCTTCAACCTGAAGCGGCGGCGCTTTGAGCTGCTGTCGGAGTACCAGAGCGGCGATCTGACCTCGGTGGCGGTGATGAAGCGAGGGAAGAAGGTGGTCTGCGGCTCCAGCGAAGGAACTGTTTACATCTTCAACTGGAACGGCTTCGGAGCCACCAGCGACCGCTTCGCTCTGAAGGCGGAGTCGGTGGACTGCATCGCGCCAATTACAGAAAACATCATGTGCACGGCGTCCATGGACGGATACATCCG AGCCATCAACCTTCTCCCCAACCGGGTCATCGGATGCATCGGGCAGCACGTCGGCGAACCCGTCGAAGAGATCGCCAAGTCCTGGGACTCCCGCTTCCTGGTCAGCTGTGCCCACGACCAGCTCATCAAGTTCTGGGACATTTCTGGTTTGCCCAAACTGAGCGTGGACGAATACCgcaagaggaagaagaaaggtGGGCGGATGAAGTCGCTCACCAAGAAGGCCCTCGGCGACAATGACTTCTTCTCTGGACTTGTGGaggaaactgagaaaaaagaagaagaagaagaacaggaaGAAGGTGATGATAGCGACAGCGACAGTGGGAGTGACTGA